The genomic interval TTCGGCCCTTTCGAATCGGCGATCCTGAAAGGCGCCCATGGCGGAGCCCACACGAGGGAGCAGTTGGCGCTGGTTACCGGTGGGCACCCCGCTCGACGAAAGCTGGCGGCAGAGGTCGGGGCAGGCCCGATCCCGGCAACTTTCTGGGCTCCGGCGATTGCCGGTGCGTTCGGGGTCCTTCTATAGGGCTTGTTGGGCGGTCCACCTATCGGTACACCAGTCAGAAGGGCCGGGCATCCCGCAACTATCGCTTTTCCAGAGCCTCGATCAGTTTGGGGAGGACTGTCTTGACATCGCCCACGATGCCGAGGTCGGCAACGGTGAAGATGGGAGCGTCGGCGTCTTTGTTGATGGCGATGATCACCTTCGAGTCTTTCATACCGACAAGGTGCTGCATGGCACCTGAGATGCCGGCGGCGATGTACACATCAGGTTTGACGGTCTTCCCCGTCTGGCCGACTTGCTTGGCGTAGGGAACCCATCCTGCATCGACGATGGCTCGGGTCGCTCCGGTGGCCGCCTTGAGAAGCTTTCCGAGTTGCTCAATCAGCTGATAGTTGTCGGCCGAACCGAGACCCCGGCCT from Acidimicrobiia bacterium carries:
- a CDS encoding electron transfer flavoprotein subunit alpha/FixB family protein codes for the protein YTAAPAAASTGIPPIEKLDLPDVGKAGAKITGTHVEEREGPKLEEAAVIVSGGRGLGSADNYQLIEQLGKLLKAATGATRAIVDAGWVPYAKQVGQTGKTVKPDVYIAAGISGAMQHLVGMKDSKVIIAINKDADAPIFTVADLGIVGDVKTVLPKLIEALEKR